The Streptosporangiales bacterium genome includes a window with the following:
- a CDS encoding response regulator, which produces MRVLVVEDDPGMASLLVRGLRREGYAVDTANNGEDALWSVLENAYDAVVLDAMIPPPDGFEVCRRIRAAQRWVPVLMLTARDAVPDRVHGLDAGADDYVTKPFALAELFARIRALTRRDPLERPATLRVGDLTLDPSTRAVDRGGTDIALSPKEFALLYELMRRCGEVLSRTYLIEHVWDFAYDGGSNVVDVYVRYLRDKVDRPFGRKSIRAVRGAGYRLDPDG; this is translated from the coding sequence ATGAGAGTCCTCGTGGTCGAGGACGACCCGGGTATGGCCTCGCTGCTCGTCCGCGGGCTACGGCGCGAGGGTTACGCCGTCGACACGGCGAACAACGGCGAGGACGCTCTGTGGAGCGTCCTCGAGAACGCGTACGACGCGGTCGTGCTCGACGCCATGATCCCGCCGCCGGACGGGTTCGAGGTGTGCCGGCGGATTCGGGCCGCCCAGCGTTGGGTACCCGTGCTCATGCTCACCGCGCGCGACGCCGTGCCCGACCGGGTGCACGGGCTGGACGCCGGTGCCGACGACTACGTCACCAAGCCGTTCGCGCTGGCCGAGCTGTTCGCCCGTATCCGCGCGCTGACCCGTCGCGACCCGCTCGAACGTCCGGCCACGCTGCGGGTCGGAGATCTCACGCTCGACCCCAGCACCCGAGCCGTCGACCGCGGCGGCACCGACATCGCGCTCTCCCCGAAGGAGTTCGCGCTCCTGTACGAGCTGATGCGTCGCTGCGGTGAGGTGCTCAGCCGTACGTACCTCATCGAGCACGTCTGGGACTTCGCCTACGACGGCGGGTCCAACGTCGTCGACGTGTACGTCCGCTACCTGCGCGACAAGGTCGACCGCCCGTTCGGCCGGAAGAGCATCCGCGCCGTCCGCGGCGCCGGTTACCGGCTCGACCCGGACGGCTGA
- a CDS encoding HAMP domain-containing protein, with product MRWLPRSLRGRIVLGFALGASAALVLCLVFLYMLLDRQLGAALDSGLTGRAADLTTASTGGDVSVIRRDPMAQLYTSDGSVVASSASLDGRLLDVREVRVVDGEAFSTRRLSLRQGQVAEPVRLLSRQLTDGRVLTVGVSAGPVEAAGVRLLVVLLVAAPLLVGILSAAGWLVVRAALRPVGVLTKEAAAISSFDTDRRLPTVPGDDEIARLARTLDDMLARLDVAFARERTFVDDASHELRTPIAVLRGEIELALSAADDPAEVERSLRAALGQADRLAELADDLLLLARAQDGRVVVERKPVDVLDLAAAEAGALERALGLRVAASGAPVVVAGDANRLRQVLANLAANSAAAGAATVQVHVSRGRDTVTIEVSDDGPGFPPHLMASAFERFVRGDHAPGRQAGAGLGLSIVHALVTAHRGTVTIGNAHPHGAVVTITLPADLVD from the coding sequence GTGCGGTGGTTGCCGCGGTCGCTGCGCGGCCGCATCGTGCTGGGGTTCGCGCTCGGCGCGTCGGCCGCGCTCGTGCTGTGCCTCGTCTTCCTCTACATGCTGCTCGACCGGCAGCTCGGGGCCGCGCTGGACAGCGGCCTCACCGGCCGGGCGGCCGACCTCACGACGGCGTCGACAGGGGGAGACGTCTCGGTCATCCGGCGTGATCCCATGGCGCAGCTGTACACGTCCGACGGCAGCGTCGTCGCCAGCTCCGCGTCGCTGGACGGCCGGCTGCTCGATGTCCGGGAGGTGCGGGTGGTCGACGGCGAGGCGTTCTCCACCCGGAGGTTGTCGTTGCGGCAGGGCCAGGTGGCCGAGCCGGTGCGGCTGCTGTCGCGACAGCTCACCGACGGGCGCGTGCTGACCGTCGGTGTGTCCGCCGGGCCGGTCGAGGCGGCCGGGGTACGGCTGCTCGTGGTGCTCCTGGTCGCGGCGCCGCTGCTGGTGGGCATCCTGTCCGCGGCCGGCTGGCTCGTCGTGCGCGCTGCGCTGCGGCCGGTCGGCGTGCTGACCAAGGAGGCGGCCGCGATCTCCTCGTTCGACACCGACCGCCGCCTCCCGACCGTGCCGGGCGACGACGAGATCGCCCGGCTGGCCCGCACGCTCGACGACATGCTCGCGCGGCTGGACGTCGCGTTCGCCAGGGAGCGGACGTTCGTCGACGACGCGAGCCACGAGCTGCGTACGCCGATCGCGGTGCTGCGCGGCGAGATCGAGCTCGCGCTGTCCGCTGCCGACGACCCCGCGGAGGTGGAACGGTCGCTGCGGGCCGCGCTCGGACAGGCCGACCGCCTCGCCGAGCTCGCCGACGACCTGCTGCTGCTCGCCCGCGCACAAGACGGCAGGGTCGTGGTGGAGCGCAAGCCGGTCGACGTCCTCGACCTGGCAGCCGCGGAGGCGGGCGCGCTCGAGCGTGCACTCGGCTTGCGCGTGGCGGCGTCCGGTGCCCCGGTCGTGGTGGCCGGCGACGCCAACCGGTTGCGGCAGGTGCTGGCCAACCTCGCGGCCAACAGCGCCGCGGCCGGCGCGGCGACCGTCCAGGTGCACGTGTCGCGCGGCCGCGACACGGTGACCATCGAGGTCAGCGACGACGGCCCGGGATTCCCGCCGCACCTGATGGCGTCCGCCTTCGAACGCTTCGTCCGCGGCGACCATGCCCCCGGACGCCAGGCCGGCGCCGGACTCGGTCTCTCCATCGTGCACGCTCTGGTTACCGCCCACCGAGGCACGGTGACCATCGGGAACGCCCACCCGCACGGTGCCGTGGTCACCATCACCCTGCCCGCCGACCTCGTCGACTAG
- a CDS encoding aldo/keto reductase, translating to MPKAPDVRLNDGRSMPRLGLGVYKVPQAETVDVVRTAVDAGYRSIDTATLYRNEAEVGRAVRECGVPRAELFVTTKLWNDSHGHDAALAAFDESMARLALDYVDLYLIHWPVPSVDRYVETWRALLRLQDEGRARSIGVSNFTEAHLTRLFDETGEVPAVNQVELHPQLGQPELRAFHAEHGIVTEAWAPLARGSLLEHPVITGIADRYGRTPAQVVLRWHVQHDTVAIPKSVNPERIRANIAVFDFALDVGDMAAIDALDSSSRTGNHPDDVGP from the coding sequence ATGCCAAAAGCACCCGACGTACGGCTGAACGACGGCAGGTCGATGCCACGGCTCGGGCTCGGCGTCTACAAGGTCCCGCAGGCCGAGACGGTCGACGTGGTTCGTACGGCCGTGGACGCCGGTTACCGCAGCATCGACACCGCGACGCTGTACCGCAACGAGGCGGAGGTGGGCCGCGCGGTCAGGGAGTGCGGTGTGCCGCGTGCGGAACTGTTCGTCACCACCAAGCTGTGGAACGACAGCCACGGTCACGACGCCGCGCTCGCCGCGTTCGACGAGAGCATGGCGCGGCTCGCGCTCGACTACGTCGACCTGTACCTCATCCACTGGCCGGTGCCGTCAGTCGACAGGTACGTCGAGACCTGGCGCGCGTTGCTCCGGCTGCAGGACGAGGGCCGCGCCAGGTCGATCGGCGTCTCGAACTTCACCGAAGCGCACCTCACCAGGCTGTTCGACGAGACCGGCGAGGTGCCTGCGGTGAACCAGGTCGAGCTGCACCCGCAGCTCGGCCAGCCGGAGCTGCGCGCGTTCCACGCCGAGCACGGCATCGTGACCGAGGCATGGGCGCCGCTGGCGAGAGGCTCGCTGCTCGAACACCCGGTGATCACCGGCATTGCCGACCGGTACGGCCGCACACCCGCGCAGGTGGTACTGCGCTGGCACGTGCAGCACGACACCGTGGCGATCCCGAAGTCGGTGAACCCGGAACGTATTCGTGCGAACATCGCCGTGTTCGACTTCGCCCTCGACGTCGGGGACATGGCAGCCATCGACGCCCTCGACTCCTCGTCGCGCACCGGCAACCACCCGGACGACGTCGGCCCGTGA
- a CDS encoding amino acid permease has translation MTQASTPDQPAAATTETRLHRGLNLRQLVFICLGNVVGAGIYALVGEMAAQVGGALWIPFMLALVLAVLTVFSYAELSSKYPRAGGASTYVLQAFRSPFLAFMVAFAMVASAINSASTLSLAAGGYVAEIVPVPAVITAVVLVVALGAVTILGVQLSARSNTVLTLVELGGLALVIVAAVAAIAVGTGSAANLTDMDATGGSAPDGGLVAVIFAATSLAFFAFIGFEDAANMAEEAKDPARTCARALTIAVLVAAGVYLTIAILVSVVAGGDRLAGSNAPLLEAVRLSPLGIPDVLFTAIAAIAVGNSVLINLMSSSRLLYGMADQKVLHKVLATVHPTRRTPWIASTVTIAAAAVFVFTGEVTVLATTTVTLLLAIFTLVNVSVLVLRKERVEHKHFKAPTVLPVLGAVVCVVLLTQQEPAVLLRAGVMLLIGVALWLVNHLVVRRRG, from the coding sequence ATGACCCAGGCGAGTACCCCCGATCAGCCGGCCGCCGCGACCACGGAGACCCGCCTGCATCGCGGACTCAACCTGCGGCAGCTGGTCTTCATCTGCCTCGGCAACGTGGTCGGCGCCGGGATCTACGCACTGGTCGGCGAGATGGCCGCGCAGGTCGGCGGTGCGCTCTGGATCCCGTTCATGCTGGCGCTCGTGCTTGCGGTGCTCACCGTGTTCAGCTACGCGGAGCTCTCCAGCAAGTACCCGCGTGCGGGCGGTGCGTCGACGTACGTCCTGCAGGCATTCCGCAGCCCGTTCCTCGCCTTCATGGTCGCGTTCGCCATGGTGGCCTCCGCGATCAACTCCGCGTCGACGCTCTCGCTCGCCGCAGGGGGCTACGTCGCGGAGATCGTCCCGGTCCCTGCGGTCATCACGGCAGTCGTGCTCGTCGTGGCACTCGGCGCCGTCACCATCCTCGGCGTGCAGTTGTCGGCACGGTCGAACACCGTGCTGACCCTCGTCGAGCTCGGCGGGCTCGCACTGGTGATCGTGGCTGCCGTCGCGGCGATCGCCGTAGGCACCGGAAGTGCGGCCAACCTCACGGACATGGACGCGACCGGCGGCTCCGCACCCGACGGTGGACTGGTCGCGGTGATCTTCGCCGCTACGAGCCTTGCGTTCTTCGCCTTCATCGGCTTCGAGGACGCCGCCAACATGGCCGAGGAGGCCAAGGATCCCGCACGTACCTGTGCCCGCGCGCTGACCATCGCGGTCCTGGTGGCGGCCGGCGTGTACCTGACGATCGCGATCCTGGTCTCGGTCGTCGCCGGCGGCGACCGGCTCGCGGGCTCGAACGCGCCACTGCTCGAAGCGGTGCGCCTCAGCCCGCTCGGCATCCCCGACGTCCTGTTCACCGCAATCGCCGCCATCGCGGTGGGCAACAGCGTGCTCATCAACCTGATGTCCAGCTCGCGACTGCTGTACGGGATGGCGGACCAGAAGGTGCTGCACAAGGTGCTGGCGACCGTTCACCCGACCAGGAGAACACCGTGGATCGCGTCGACGGTCACCATCGCCGCCGCGGCGGTCTTCGTCTTCACCGGTGAGGTCACGGTGCTCGCCACCACCACCGTCACCCTGCTGCTGGCCATCTTCACCCTCGTCAACGTCTCCGTGCTGGTGCTGCGCAAGGAACGTGTCGAGCACAAGCATTTCAAGGCACCTACGGTGCTCCCGGTGCTCGGCGCCGTCGTATGCGTCGTCCTGCTGACCCAACAGGAGCCAGCGGTCCTACTGCGCGCCGGTGTGATGCTGTTGATCGGAGTGGCGCTCTGGCTGGTCAACCACCTCGTTGTAAGGCGCCGCGGTTGA
- a CDS encoding amidohydrolase family protein, with protein MVRRLAAAAGGSTAVTGAIGVHDLVLQGGRVIDPETGVDAVQDVAVTDGRLAAVGEQLRGRTELDVGGHVVSPGFIDLHSHGQDVPEQRLQALDGVTTALELEGGAHPVEASYRRAAAEGRPIHYGYSASWAVARMRVVAGVDVGGDIHAFLAQVASPAWQAPATRAQLDSILEALAEDLAAGALGIGVLLGYAQDCDPAEYVELAGLAARAGAPTYTHARDLVEVRPETAVDGAAEIVRAAAETGASMHYCHVNSTSTRHIDRVLGLVGQARAEGARVTTEAYPYGAGMTGIGASFLAPEHLAERGLTPQSLLYAPTGERVADAERLAELRRTDPGGLAVVESLRDDRPDEFALVKAAMSAAGSVVASDAMPLHWPGQRPDSMAWPLPAGAVTHPRGAGTYARTFRLVRDEALFDLAEAISRCTLMPARVLEDAVPAMRRKGRIQPGCDADLVVFDPDRISDQATYTDTTRPSTGIRHVLVDGTFVVRDSHLQPDTLPGRPVLAG; from the coding sequence ATCGTACGCAGACTTGCAGCGGCGGCTGGTGGCAGCACGGCAGTGACGGGAGCGATCGGCGTGCACGATCTTGTCTTGCAGGGTGGCCGGGTCATCGACCCGGAGACGGGTGTCGACGCCGTGCAGGACGTCGCCGTCACTGATGGTCGGCTCGCGGCCGTGGGCGAGCAGTTGCGGGGGCGTACGGAGCTCGACGTTGGCGGCCACGTCGTCAGCCCCGGGTTCATCGACCTGCACAGCCACGGGCAGGACGTTCCCGAGCAGCGGCTGCAGGCACTGGACGGCGTGACGACCGCGCTCGAGCTGGAAGGCGGCGCGCATCCCGTCGAGGCGAGCTACCGCAGAGCGGCAGCCGAAGGCCGCCCGATCCACTACGGGTACTCGGCGTCGTGGGCGGTCGCCCGTATGCGGGTGGTAGCCGGCGTCGATGTCGGCGGCGACATCCATGCGTTCCTCGCGCAGGTGGCCAGCCCCGCCTGGCAGGCTCCAGCCACCCGGGCACAGCTCGACTCGATACTCGAGGCGCTGGCCGAGGACCTGGCCGCCGGGGCGCTTGGCATCGGAGTGTTGCTCGGCTACGCGCAGGACTGCGACCCGGCGGAGTACGTCGAGCTCGCCGGGTTGGCGGCGAGAGCGGGTGCGCCGACGTACACCCATGCCCGTGACCTGGTGGAGGTGCGTCCCGAGACTGCGGTCGACGGCGCCGCGGAGATCGTACGTGCGGCGGCCGAGACCGGCGCGAGCATGCACTACTGCCACGTCAACAGCACGTCGACCAGGCACATCGACCGGGTGCTCGGACTGGTCGGGCAGGCACGTGCGGAAGGCGCCAGGGTCACCACGGAGGCGTACCCGTACGGCGCAGGGATGACGGGCATCGGCGCGTCGTTCCTCGCACCTGAGCACCTCGCCGAGCGTGGCCTGACGCCGCAGTCGCTGCTGTATGCGCCGACGGGGGAGCGGGTCGCCGATGCGGAGCGGCTGGCCGAGCTCCGTCGTACCGACCCGGGTGGGTTGGCGGTCGTCGAGTCGCTGCGCGACGACCGTCCGGACGAGTTCGCGTTGGTGAAGGCCGCGATGTCCGCTGCTGGTTCGGTGGTCGCCAGCGACGCGATGCCGCTGCACTGGCCGGGTCAGCGGCCGGACTCGATGGCCTGGCCGTTGCCGGCGGGTGCGGTGACCCACCCGAGGGGCGCGGGCACGTATGCGAGGACGTTCCGGCTGGTCCGCGACGAAGCCCTGTTCGACCTCGCGGAGGCGATCTCGCGCTGCACTCTCATGCCGGCACGGGTGCTCGAGGACGCGGTGCCTGCGATGCGCCGCAAGGGCCGCATCCAGCCGGGCTGCGACGCCGACCTGGTCGTGTTCGACCCCGACCGGATCAGCGACCAGGCGACCTACACCGACACCACCCGCCCCTCCACCGGCATCCGCCACGTCCTGGTCGACGGCACGTTCGTCGTCCGTGACTCCCACCTGCAGCCCGACACTCTCCCAGGCCGCCCCGTCCTCGCCGGGTGA
- a CDS encoding amidohydrolase family protein: MHNEPDLTADLAVTGHLVTSSLELPGGEVRVRDGRIVAVLDRPSDAPAAERIDVGDAYVLPGVVDPHVHSLSYAGEGIAAATRSAAAGGVTTILEMPFDEGGPIWSVETFTEKRRLVNAEAHVDVGMYATVEPGGEGIEEVAGLAAVGAACFKVSTYHTDPRRFPRTPDDELLAVFEAIAATGRRVCVHAENNEIVQAKVAELKARGELDPRLHCAARPPVTETAAVANVLELGREIGVKLHFCHISTPRAVDLVRQHVRDGSPASLEVCPHYLTLTDADMATTGAWLKCNPPLRGEEHVAGLWERFRADAIDAIASDHAPWPREYKQRANIFDNASGGPGVETLLPVTASAALHEQRIQPCQLVRTTATKVAQRFGLAHRKGDLAVGLDGDLVVLDPTVRWQLDEADLHSHAGWSPFHRRELQGRVTLTVSRGEVVWDGSQVLATPGRGEFLEASYRDDE, from the coding sequence ATGCACAACGAGCCTGACCTCACGGCCGATCTGGCCGTCACCGGCCACCTCGTCACGTCCAGCCTGGAGCTGCCGGGCGGCGAGGTGCGCGTCAGGGACGGTCGGATCGTTGCCGTACTCGACCGGCCAAGTGACGCCCCGGCCGCCGAACGGATCGACGTGGGCGACGCCTACGTGCTCCCCGGCGTCGTCGACCCGCACGTGCACTCGCTCAGCTACGCGGGCGAGGGGATCGCGGCGGCGACCAGGTCCGCGGCCGCCGGTGGCGTGACCACGATCCTGGAGATGCCGTTCGACGAGGGCGGGCCGATCTGGTCGGTCGAGACGTTCACTGAGAAGCGTCGGCTGGTGAACGCCGAGGCGCACGTCGACGTCGGCATGTACGCAACCGTCGAGCCCGGTGGTGAAGGCATCGAGGAGGTCGCCGGGCTCGCCGCGGTCGGTGCGGCCTGCTTCAAGGTGTCGACGTACCACACCGACCCACGCCGCTTCCCGCGTACGCCGGACGACGAGCTGCTCGCCGTGTTCGAAGCGATCGCCGCGACCGGGCGCCGGGTGTGCGTGCACGCCGAGAACAACGAGATCGTCCAGGCGAAGGTGGCCGAGCTGAAGGCGCGTGGTGAGCTCGACCCGCGACTGCACTGCGCGGCCAGGCCGCCTGTCACGGAGACCGCGGCCGTCGCCAACGTGCTCGAGCTCGGTCGCGAGATCGGTGTGAAGCTGCACTTCTGTCACATCAGCACACCGCGGGCCGTCGACCTGGTCAGACAGCACGTGCGCGACGGGTCGCCGGCGAGCCTCGAAGTCTGCCCGCACTATCTCACCCTCACCGACGCCGACATGGCGACGACCGGTGCCTGGCTGAAGTGCAACCCGCCGCTGCGCGGCGAGGAACACGTGGCCGGCCTCTGGGAGCGGTTCCGTGCCGACGCCATCGACGCGATCGCGTCTGACCATGCGCCGTGGCCGCGGGAGTACAAGCAACGGGCGAACATCTTCGACAACGCCTCTGGCGGGCCAGGGGTGGAGACGCTGCTGCCGGTGACGGCGAGCGCTGCGCTGCACGAGCAGCGGATCCAGCCGTGCCAGCTGGTCAGGACGACGGCGACGAAGGTCGCGCAGCGGTTCGGGCTCGCCCACCGCAAGGGCGATCTCGCGGTCGGCCTCGACGGCGACCTGGTCGTGCTCGACCCGACCGTGCGCTGGCAGCTCGACGAGGCGGACCTCCACTCGCACGCGGGTTGGAGCCCGTTCCACCGTCGCGAGCTGCAGGGGCGGGTCACGTTGACCGTCTCCCGCGGCGAGGTGGTCTGGGACGGGTCGCAGGTGCTCGCCACGCCAGGACGCGGCGAGTTCCTCGAGGCCAGCTACCGAGACGACGAGTAG
- a CDS encoding helix-turn-helix domain-containing protein, with amino-acid sequence MATAARTAGDSSFRKGVDVLSAVVDGGPHRVDELAAQTGLPSSTVYRFVRTLVETGFLEARDGVYHLGSRLVALQGKDVGLEWLRRLATPLMHRLVQQTEESAVLTVRSGMSALVVETVDSPQLMRLSFTKGTVRPLHAGASAKVLLAFSSDDVVRSVLSRELERFSAGTPDRQALTTQIPEIRSQGYVVTTGEVDPYASAVGVPVFRGGELACGLSVAGPQFRLRGRESELVAAARRVAEALQAAIDEPLAAAEGA; translated from the coding sequence ATGGCAACCGCTGCCCGCACCGCAGGCGACTCGTCATTCCGCAAGGGCGTCGACGTACTCAGCGCCGTCGTGGACGGCGGCCCGCACCGGGTCGACGAGCTCGCCGCACAGACCGGCCTGCCGTCGAGCACCGTCTACCGGTTCGTGCGGACGCTCGTCGAGACCGGCTTCCTCGAGGCCAGGGACGGCGTCTACCACCTCGGCTCGCGGCTCGTTGCCCTGCAGGGCAAGGACGTCGGCCTGGAATGGCTGCGTCGGCTCGCCACTCCGCTCATGCACCGGTTGGTGCAGCAGACCGAGGAGTCCGCCGTACTCACCGTGCGCAGTGGCATGTCGGCCTTGGTCGTGGAAACCGTCGACTCACCCCAGTTGATGCGGCTGTCGTTCACCAAGGGAACCGTGCGGCCACTCCATGCCGGCGCGTCGGCCAAGGTGCTGCTCGCGTTCTCCAGTGACGACGTGGTGCGCAGCGTGCTTTCCAGGGAGCTGGAGAGGTTCAGCGCGGGCACGCCGGACAGGCAGGCGCTCACGACGCAGATCCCGGAGATCCGTTCCCAGGGCTACGTGGTGACGACCGGGGAGGTCGACCCGTACGCGTCGGCCGTCGGCGTGCCGGTCTTCCGCGGCGGCGAGCTGGCGTGTGGGCTTTCGGTTGCCGGGCCGCAGTTCCGGCTGCGCGGCAGGGAGAGCGAGCTCGTTGCGGCCGCGCGCCGGGTCGCCGAAGCACTACAGGCGGCGATCGACGAGCCGCTGGCCGCGGCGGAGGGTGCCTGA
- a CDS encoding hydantoinase/carbamoylase family amidase codes for MSSQNRLAPARSAQRISADLEALSQFREEHSPGWTRRAFSQPYIESRHWVAERMRDAGLHVERDAANNLIGTLPGQGPGPALATGSHTDTVEGGGRFDGIIGVLAGIEVVRALRDAGIRLRHELRVIDFFNEEPNQYGVSCVGSRALVGGLTAEQLALDDGAGETLADGIRKVGGDPERVLDLAWHRGDLAAFVELHIEQGPRLELSDLPLAVVTAIAGIDRYRLVFEGQPDHAGATPMDVRRDALCAAAEVVLEIERLAEGTDGVATTGRLQIEPNAANVVPGAAVATVELRDADRRRLDDRGRRLMAAARAAGESRGVQVTSEPLTTVDPVPADDTVQQVLAAAADRLGLPHEAMFSGAGHDAAHMAAIAPIGMLFVPSAGGRSHCPDEWTDLDQVAVGARVLAQALLDLDASGGDR; via the coding sequence ATGTCGAGTCAGAATCGGTTGGCGCCGGCGCGCTCGGCACAGCGGATCAGTGCCGACCTGGAAGCGCTGTCGCAGTTTCGCGAGGAGCACAGCCCCGGCTGGACCAGACGCGCGTTCTCGCAGCCGTACATCGAGTCGCGCCACTGGGTCGCGGAACGGATGCGTGACGCGGGCCTGCACGTCGAGCGGGACGCAGCGAACAACCTGATCGGCACGCTGCCCGGCCAAGGCCCGGGGCCGGCGTTGGCCACCGGGTCGCACACCGACACCGTCGAGGGAGGCGGCCGGTTCGACGGCATCATCGGGGTGCTCGCCGGCATCGAGGTGGTCAGGGCGTTGCGCGACGCGGGGATTCGCCTCAGGCACGAGCTGCGCGTGATCGACTTCTTCAACGAGGAGCCGAACCAGTACGGCGTCAGCTGTGTCGGCAGCAGGGCGCTCGTCGGCGGGCTCACCGCCGAGCAGTTGGCGCTCGACGACGGCGCGGGGGAGACGCTCGCCGACGGCATCAGGAAGGTCGGCGGTGATCCCGAGCGCGTGCTCGACCTGGCCTGGCACCGCGGTGATCTGGCCGCGTTCGTCGAGCTGCACATCGAGCAGGGACCGCGCCTGGAGCTGTCGGACCTGCCGCTCGCCGTCGTCACGGCGATCGCCGGCATCGACAGGTACCGGCTGGTTTTCGAAGGGCAGCCGGACCACGCCGGCGCAACACCGATGGACGTGCGGCGCGATGCCCTCTGCGCGGCCGCCGAGGTGGTGCTCGAGATCGAGCGACTTGCCGAGGGCACCGACGGTGTCGCCACCACAGGTCGGTTGCAGATCGAGCCCAACGCGGCGAACGTTGTGCCTGGAGCCGCGGTGGCGACCGTCGAGCTGCGTGACGCGGATCGCCGCCGACTGGACGACCGCGGGCGGCGGCTGATGGCCGCAGCCCGCGCGGCAGGCGAGTCACGTGGCGTCCAGGTCACGTCCGAGCCGTTGACGACGGTCGACCCGGTGCCGGCGGACGACACCGTGCAGCAGGTGCTGGCAGCTGCCGCCGACCGGCTCGGCCTTCCGCACGAGGCGATGTTCTCCGGCGCCGGCCACGACGCTGCGCACATGGCCGCGATCGCGCCGATCGGCATGCTGTTCGTCCCTTCGGCCGGTGGCCGTAGCCACTGCCCGGACGAGTGGACCGACCTCGACCAGGTGGCGGTCGGCGCCCGCGTGTTGGCGCAGGCGCTGCTCGATCTCGATGCGTCCGGAGGTGACCGATGA
- a CDS encoding MFS transporter — translation MNSPGPTDNAPEEPGTSPRNVRKVVAASLVGTTIEWYDYFAYGTAAALVFPKLFFPDFSPIAGTLASFATFSVGFIARPVGGAAFGHFGDRIGRKTMLVVTLMLMGVATVLIGLLPTYAQIGAVAPFLLVVLRFAQGVAVGGEWGGAVLMAVEHSPRKRRGFNGSWPQVGVPAGLLLSTGVFSVASSLPEQAFLSWGWRVPFLASAVLVLVGLLIRLQIMESPVFLRMQQERSGGRIPLVDLFVTHWRGVLLCVGTRIGTDVSFYVHAVYSLSYVTTNLGLPKSVALNATLIAAALEIVTIPVVGRLSDRFGRRPVMMVGAVLLAAWALPFFLLLETRSALGVTLAIVVGLAVAQATVYAPMGTFYAELFAPRVRYSGISVGYQVAGVFGGGLAPIIATALYAATNGYPAISVYIALTAALTLLCVWLGRALLRHNLAHDEVATARSS, via the coding sequence ATGAACTCACCTGGACCGACCGACAACGCACCGGAGGAGCCCGGCACCTCGCCTCGCAACGTACGCAAGGTCGTCGCGGCGAGCCTGGTCGGCACCACCATCGAGTGGTACGACTACTTCGCCTACGGCACGGCGGCGGCGCTCGTGTTCCCCAAGCTCTTCTTCCCCGACTTCTCGCCGATTGCCGGCACTCTCGCGTCGTTCGCCACGTTCAGCGTCGGCTTCATCGCCAGACCCGTGGGCGGTGCGGCGTTCGGGCACTTCGGTGACCGGATCGGCCGGAAGACGATGCTCGTCGTCACGCTGATGCTGATGGGCGTCGCGACCGTGCTGATCGGCCTGCTTCCCACCTACGCGCAGATCGGTGCCGTCGCGCCGTTCCTGCTCGTGGTGCTGCGCTTCGCACAAGGTGTCGCGGTCGGCGGCGAATGGGGCGGTGCGGTACTCATGGCCGTCGAGCACTCGCCGCGCAAACGCCGTGGGTTCAACGGGAGCTGGCCACAGGTGGGGGTGCCGGCCGGCCTGCTGCTGTCGACCGGTGTGTTCTCGGTCGCGTCTTCGCTGCCGGAGCAAGCGTTCCTCTCCTGGGGGTGGCGGGTGCCCTTCCTGGCGAGTGCGGTGCTGGTGCTCGTCGGGCTGCTGATCCGGTTGCAGATCATGGAGTCGCCGGTATTTCTCCGCATGCAGCAGGAACGGAGCGGGGGCAGGATCCCGCTCGTCGACCTGTTCGTCACGCACTGGCGCGGGGTGCTGTTGTGCGTGGGGACGCGGATCGGCACCGACGTCTCGTTCTACGTGCATGCTGTGTACAGCCTGAGCTACGTGACGACGAACCTCGGTCTGCCGAAGAGCGTGGCGCTCAACGCTACGCTTATCGCGGCGGCGTTGGAGATCGTGACCATCCCCGTCGTCGGGCGGCTGTCCGACCGATTCGGGCGCAGGCCGGTGATGATGGTCGGTGCTGTCCTGTTGGCCGCCTGGGCCCTGCCGTTCTTCCTGTTGCTCGAGACCCGCAGCGCGCTAGGCGTGACGTTGGCGATCGTCGTCGGGCTCGCGGTCGCCCAGGCAACCGTCTATGCGCCGATGGGGACCTTCTATGCCGAGCTGTTCGCGCCGCGGGTGCGGTACAGCGGCATCTCGGTCGGGTACCAGGTCGCCGGCGTGTTCGGCGGCGGCCTGGCGCCGATCATCGCGACCGCGCTGTACGCGGCGACCAACGGCTACCCGGCGATCTCCGTCTACATCGCGCTGACGGCCGCGCTGACGCTACTGTGCGTGTGGCTGGGGCGGGCATTGCTGCGGCACAACCTTGCTCACGACGAGGTGGCCACGGCACGCAGCAGCTGA